The Acidimicrobiales bacterium DNA segment GGTCGTGAACCGGTCGCTGGTGGAGCGTGGGTTTGCGGCCGCACTCCACATCGACCCAAACGACGGCATGCGCCACGAGCTGGCCGCCGCCGAGACCCGTGCCCGGGCCGCCGGGCTCGGGCTGTGGTCGGCCTGTGGGGGACCCCACGAGCCGCTGGGTGGATCGGCGACCGGCGGCGGCAACTGACCGGCACCACCGTCCAGCCACCCGGAAGGAGGGCGACGTGTACCGTTCATCCCGTGACCAGCGTGGGCGAACGACTCGGCAGGGATCCCGGGGACCGAGTCCTCATCCTCACCGCCGACCTGCTCGGCATGTGCCACGCCTCCAACGTAGGCGTCTACGAGTGCCTCCGCAGCGGCCTGGCTACCGGAGCTGGTCTCATGGTGCCGGGCCCGTGGGCCCGCGACGCCGCCTCCCACTACCGGGGCGAGCCGGTGGGCGTGCACCTCACGTTGAACGCAGAACTGGACCGCTACCGGTGGCGGGCCATAACCCAGGCGCCGAGCCTGCACGATGGCGACGGTGGCTTCCCGCGCACGGTCGACGACCTCTGGAACCACGCCGACCTGGACGAGACCCGCCGGGAGTGCCGGGCCCAACTGGAGCGGGCTGTCCTGTGGGGCTTCGACGTCAGCCACCTGAGCACCCACCTGGGTGCGCTCCAGAACCGGCCGGAGTTCTTCGACGTGTACCTCGAGCTGGCCATCGACTTCGGCCTCCCCATCCGGCTGGAGGGTGGAAGCGCCGAATCCTCGGCCGGGTTCCCGTTCAGGGCGCTGGCCTCCGAAGAGGGCGTTCTCACCGTGGACCACCATCGGATGCGACGGATGGCCGACCCTTCGACCCTCGAACGGGAGGCCATGGACCTCCAGCCCGGCGTCACCGAGATCGTGATCGAACCGGCCGCCGACACGCCGGAGCTCCGGGCGATCTGCGACGAGTGGGGTCGCAGGGTCGACCACCGGGACCTTGCCTGCGGCAACAGCGAGCTCAGGGCCGACCTGGACCGCGGCCACGTCACCCTCATCAGTTGGAGGGACCTTCGCGAGGTCCAGCGGGCCGGCTGACCAGCGGCTCAGGACTAGCTTCGGGCGGCCAGGTCCGCCAACAGCAGCGTCCAACCCTCGCCACCGAACACCGGTCGCAGGTCGAACAGGTAGCGGGCGTAGTCGCCCTCCACCTTGCA contains these protein-coding regions:
- a CDS encoding ChbG/HpnK family deacetylase gives rise to the protein MTSVGERLGRDPGDRVLILTADLLGMCHASNVGVYECLRSGLATGAGLMVPGPWARDAASHYRGEPVGVHLTLNAELDRYRWRAITQAPSLHDGDGGFPRTVDDLWNHADLDETRRECRAQLERAVLWGFDVSHLSTHLGALQNRPEFFDVYLELAIDFGLPIRLEGGSAESSAGFPFRALASEEGVLTVDHHRMRRMADPSTLEREAMDLQPGVTEIVIEPAADTPELRAICDEWGRRVDHRDLACGNSELRADLDRGHVTLISWRDLREVQRAG